GATATTGCAATGGACCAATTACTGGCTGAATAGTTTCCAAAAAATTTTCTGAGTTTGCACTTGAGTACAAGCACATAGTAGAGGAGAGAGTAATGTTAGCAAATAATGCAAGTTAATTTTTTGCAAATTAGTTATCCTATTTTCAAAAGTCACGTAGTTAGTAGTTAATCCATGATATAAATAGTGCAAGTTAGTTTTTACATTTTCTCAGTGGTGGGAGAGTGATCTTTTATGTTGTTTAATGGTTCTTTGTTTGTAGGAGATAATTATGTCTTTCTCTTGTATTTAAGTACaataattcaataaaagaaATATGAGAAAAATGGCATGAGTTTTTGAGTGCTTCAACATCAAGAGATTTTCAAGTTCTCTCTGAAGAGCGTTCTATTGCAACTATagatcacaaaaagaaaatttcaaactCAATCCATTTCTAAAGACTCTAACAATAACACATCTATAATATTTGTGAAAGTGTTGGTGTCTCCTGTCAGTACTAGGTGCCTAATGCATCGTCTTATGGAGGTGgcttaaaatttaaatggaaTACAGCAGTACTTGATTAACGGCCCCTTTCTTTTGCTGTTGCAGctcacaagaaaaaaaaatgtaataaaaaCAACGTTGTAACAATAATATTTTGTAAGTGAACCCAAAACAAGTCCATACCAACAAAATTCGAACACATACAGCATGAATAAAGTGCTTCTATTGGCTACTAAGATCCATACAGCTCTATGCGATTCCATTTACAAATGAATTAGCTACTGGGTGATAGTTAACTTCTAACATTTCTAAAGATATGCAGGTACAACTTTTCTGCAAATAAAATAGGTAGAGTACTTTCAATGTCTTGAACTTGTCAAGGTCCTGCGGTCTCCTCTTTTTCCCACTACCCTGGGCTTCAAAGCATCTCCTTGCAGAACTGGTGAACTATCTGAAACTGCACTCTTAGAATCTTGCAAAGTCCCCCACTGCCTTGTTGGACTAGAAAAGATCTGTATAGGTTGCCTTCTTGAACCAGGTAAAATGGTGTCTCTAAGGCTCTTCACCGATCTATGTTGCATGATTTCATCTTCATTCTCCTGCATTTGAGAATGGGAATCAAGTTCAGATAGCCTTTCCCTGTCAGACACATCtgatttttccttatttttactAATGAAATCCCTATTAGGACCATCTGTGCTATTAGAATTTCTTCTTTGTAAACAGATGCTTCCCCATTGAATATTTTCACAGAAAGACTTTCTCCCCTTAAAATTTATATCTAATGAGACTCGGTTCAGATTATCTAAAGCATCACTATCACAAGCATAACTCCAGTTGTAGCTTTTGCTGTTGTTGTCCATGTTTAATTCAATGGAGTGAAGATCACTATCAGCTGAATCATCTCCATCAGGAACTTCCCCATTTTCTATTACCCCTTCGTTTCGTTCTTTCTCAGCCCTTGGTGATGATCCATTTTGTATTTCTTTCAAATAAGCCTGAAACTCTTTAATTCCTTCATAATTTGGAAAGCCATGACAACTTTCTTTACCTGGTACTTTTTCTTTGAGGTAGGACTCAAGCTCATCTTTTAGCCTCTCAACTGCTTCATTTTTCTCTTGAAAATGATATTTAGCCTCGGAGAGTTTCATCTGGACTCTTTCTTCACGCAGCACATCAACTAGCTGAAGCATTTCCCTTTCTTTTTCCATCTCCTCCCTGACTTTAGCAGATTCTATTTTCAATTCTTCAACCTCAGCTTTGTCTTCTCCAACGCCTCTGGCTAACTCATCGCACACTTGCTCCAATATCTCCTTTGCCCTCTTCTCACTCTCAAGCTCTTCCAAGGCCTGGGACAGAGATGCCTTTGTATCTGCTAATTCTTTTCCAAGCTTCATATTCAACCTCTCCGTCTGTCTTCTTAATTTCTTCTCTACTTCAAGCTCTTCTGCAACACAAGCTATGGCATTGTGAATCTTATCTCGTTCTTTGCTTTTCCAAGctgctttttcttcttcaaaatGCATCACAATGATCTCAATCTCATTGCGGTTAGGGCGCTGTTCTTTAATCAATTGATCAACCTGTAACCAGGCTCGATCAAGCTCAACACGAGCTGCTGACACTACGGACATTCCTGAAGAATGCTGCTCATCAAGACCCCAAATACGATTCAGAACTTTTAGAAGCTCTTTAGATGCAACCAAGCCATTACTAATATCCTTCAATCGGGCTCTAATTCCAGTTACACATTCCTTGTGTCTCTTGCTTTTGGTATGAGTTTCAGTCTGCATTTTAGTGGAATTATGAGGTCAGGATTGTGTAAATTGTAAAAAGTCATATGAAATGCAATCATGGGAATTCAAAAGGGTTTAACAT
This sequence is a window from Manihot esculenta cultivar AM560-2 chromosome 4, M.esculenta_v8, whole genome shotgun sequence. Protein-coding genes within it:
- the LOC110612966 gene encoding uncharacterized protein At5g41620 isoform X2 — protein: MEAKSREHGKIRKRGNSSSSSSSLAQKYRFKRTILVGKRGGSTTSVPTWKTSTKSPTLSVPNAESTKCPLSQSGDNAKDASVSARKLAATLWGINNIPSQRVRKDLEAKGDNKELRSREKVEKFPNLLDPSYTQISEKMDRSRVHGHRRRASVSRKKVEVTDYNVGGLDSLSNTETHTKSKRHKECVTGIRARLKDISNGLVASKELLKVLNRIWGLDEQHSSGMSVVSAARVELDRAWLQVDQLIKEQRPNRNEIEIIVMHFEEEKAAWKSKERDKIHNAIACVAEELEVEKKLRRQTERLNMKLGKELADTKASLSQALEELESEKRAKEILEQVCDELARGVGEDKAEVEELKIESAKVREEMEKEREMLQLVDVLREERVQMKLSEAKYHFQEKNEAVERLKDELESYLKEKVPGKESCHGFPNYEGIKEFQAYLKEIQNGSSPRAEKERNEGVIENGEVPDGDDSADSDLHSIELNMDNNSKSYNWSYACDSDALDNLNRVSLDINFKGRKSFCENIQWGSICLQRRNSNSTDGPNRDFISKNKEKSDVSDRERLSELDSHSQMQENEDEIMQHRSVKSLRDTILPGSRRQPIQIFSSPTRQWGTLQDSKSAVSDSSPVLQGDALKPRVVGKRGDRRTLTSSRH
- the LOC110612966 gene encoding uncharacterized protein At5g41620 isoform X4, producing the protein MEAKSREHGKIRKRGNSSSSSSSLAQKYRFKRTILVGKRGGSTTSVPTWKTSTKSPTLSVPNAESTKCPLSQSGDNAKDASVSARKLAATLWGINNIPSQRVRKDLEAKGDNKELRSREKKMDRSRVHGHRRRASVSRKKVEVTDYNVGGLDSLSNTETHTKSKRHKECVTGIRARLKDISNGLVASKELLKVLNRIWGLDEQHSSGMSVVSAARVELDRAWLQVDQLIKEQRPNRNEIEIIVMHFEEEKAAWKSKERDKIHNAIACVAEELEVEKKLRRQTERLNMKLGKELADTKASLSQALEELESEKRAKEILEQVCDELARGVGEDKAEVEELKIESAKVREEMEKEREMLQLVDVLREERVQMKLSEAKYHFQEKNEAVERLKDELESYLKEKVPGKESCHGFPNYEGIKEFQAYLKEIQNGSSPRAEKERNEGVIENGEVPDGDDSADSDLHSIELNMDNNSKSYNWSYACDSDALDNLNRVSLDINFKGRKSFCENIQWGSICLQRRNSNSTDGPNRDFISKNKEKSDVSDRERLSELDSHSQMQENEDEIMQHRSVKSLRDTILPGSRRQPIQIFSSPTRQWGTLQDSKSAVSDSSPVLQGDALKPRVVGKRGDRRTLTSSRH
- the LOC110612966 gene encoding uncharacterized protein At5g41620 isoform X1, with amino-acid sequence MEAKSREHGKIRKRGNSSSSSSSLAQKYRFKRTILVGKRGGSTTSVPTWKTSTKSPTLSVPNAESTKCPLSQSGDNAKDASVSARKLAATLWGINNIPSQRVRKDLEAKGDNKELRSREKVEKFPNLLDPSYTQISEKMDRSRVHGHRRRASVSRKKVEVTDYNVGGLDSLSNVSLMETETHTKSKRHKECVTGIRARLKDISNGLVASKELLKVLNRIWGLDEQHSSGMSVVSAARVELDRAWLQVDQLIKEQRPNRNEIEIIVMHFEEEKAAWKSKERDKIHNAIACVAEELEVEKKLRRQTERLNMKLGKELADTKASLSQALEELESEKRAKEILEQVCDELARGVGEDKAEVEELKIESAKVREEMEKEREMLQLVDVLREERVQMKLSEAKYHFQEKNEAVERLKDELESYLKEKVPGKESCHGFPNYEGIKEFQAYLKEIQNGSSPRAEKERNEGVIENGEVPDGDDSADSDLHSIELNMDNNSKSYNWSYACDSDALDNLNRVSLDINFKGRKSFCENIQWGSICLQRRNSNSTDGPNRDFISKNKEKSDVSDRERLSELDSHSQMQENEDEIMQHRSVKSLRDTILPGSRRQPIQIFSSPTRQWGTLQDSKSAVSDSSPVLQGDALKPRVVGKRGDRRTLTSSRH
- the LOC110612966 gene encoding uncharacterized protein At5g41620 isoform X3, producing the protein MEAKSREHGKIRKRGNSSSSSSSLAQKYRFKRTILVGKRGGSTTSVPTWKTSTKSPTLSVPNAESTKCPLSQSGDNAKDASVSARKLAATLWGINNIPSQRVRKDLEAKGDNKELRSREKKMDRSRVHGHRRRASVSRKKVEVTDYNVGGLDSLSNVSLMETETHTKSKRHKECVTGIRARLKDISNGLVASKELLKVLNRIWGLDEQHSSGMSVVSAARVELDRAWLQVDQLIKEQRPNRNEIEIIVMHFEEEKAAWKSKERDKIHNAIACVAEELEVEKKLRRQTERLNMKLGKELADTKASLSQALEELESEKRAKEILEQVCDELARGVGEDKAEVEELKIESAKVREEMEKEREMLQLVDVLREERVQMKLSEAKYHFQEKNEAVERLKDELESYLKEKVPGKESCHGFPNYEGIKEFQAYLKEIQNGSSPRAEKERNEGVIENGEVPDGDDSADSDLHSIELNMDNNSKSYNWSYACDSDALDNLNRVSLDINFKGRKSFCENIQWGSICLQRRNSNSTDGPNRDFISKNKEKSDVSDRERLSELDSHSQMQENEDEIMQHRSVKSLRDTILPGSRRQPIQIFSSPTRQWGTLQDSKSAVSDSSPVLQGDALKPRVVGKRGDRRTLTSSRH